A stretch of Imperialibacter roseus DNA encodes these proteins:
- a CDS encoding HAMP domain-containing sensor histidine kinase produces MASHVVSYKYLFIAALFGASAFFYWYFVGKSSKRGQEAYEQISERLVSQLQLIDSDLANAKSSGKVPGTLQSNYPIQIYTNRSLTGLSSNAFVPDYRVLEGDYQIQYLEWEGNKFIALKEYTERAGVRKEYVGVLPIYRNFPIENELIRGGYDKSIFDELRVFVYDKEVEGSFAFSYHDQVVCYFTIQSPPAVSSRFDRFLIFSLLSVAFVLGFFFFQRSAAGLVENGRPYAGIALLLAGVVFIRWLLLATNFPSSVYQFDLFNSRYLVISSLHKSLGDLMITAFLLAYFVYFTSNAVFRSDAYAYFSGASQKVKWLITIVVILLGYGFMGYTYLLLQEIFKNSQIHLDVNRSIHLDMFRMGTLVVYFLFCFSYFLIAHASYILLKHLRTGSAQFAWLVHLVMAAILFVAAIIIDDDLAIVPVLHAAYFSIIFWFSLPEFIRPIQFQAFLYFFLAAAFSSILGSYSIYKYGEFERNVQKQKFANSLLIENDIQGEFQLDGIMKSIKSDIFILTRMMSPVLAKDMIKQRIKRLYMNSYFDKYDVQVSMYNSKGDPFPNEPGVTFSAIKETYDKPIYKTDYQNIFFESNFSPGSTKRYVCFIGLERYDKIIGYIVLQLRLKKYLPSTVYPRLLVDERFMNEPADENYSYGIYEGTNLRYKSGTFNYITNLPQGIFDRETLYTTGLEINGFHHLGIKGSREKRIIITSPMYEVSWMVSNFSFLFLVLIGGIALTVVFNALEVRFANTGLTLASKIQIYLSIAFFLPLVVVTVATLSAINNSYKEDIDKQYMKKAESVNGYLVSLMDNYISNVINKEVLSNELTDIARFSQADINLFSVNGKLMASSQQTIYDDKLLSEYINPEALRRIREDDGERIILSESLGALNYKSTYLAIKSFNDASLLGIMSMPFFESRAQQQNQQIEVFTNIINIFTFIFIISLVISFMASRVLTNPLRIITSRLRKTTFNETNEPIHWNTSDEIGLLVAEYNSMLVKLETSRAALVRSEKESAWKEIAQQVAHEIKNPLTPMKLTLQHMRRLADDKDEGLKKSIDSLLRQIDNLSDIVTSFSTFAKLPAPDPSRFDISGLLGQLVQLHSKPGVDFVYQSPIAPVFVVADEKMLSGIFTNLIINACQAMEGRPDPRLEIGIRVKEKEAEISFRDNGIGIAEDIQDKVFVPSFSTKQEGSGIGLALARRGVEQAGGSIWFETVHGYGTTFYVSLPLG; encoded by the coding sequence TTGGCCTCCCATGTAGTAAGCTATAAATATCTTTTCATTGCAGCCCTGTTCGGGGCTTCTGCGTTCTTCTATTGGTATTTTGTTGGTAAGAGCTCGAAGAGAGGTCAGGAGGCTTATGAGCAAATCAGTGAACGGCTGGTTAGCCAGTTGCAACTCATTGACAGTGACCTGGCCAATGCGAAAAGCAGCGGGAAGGTGCCAGGCACGCTGCAATCCAATTACCCTATCCAGATTTACACGAATCGGTCGCTCACCGGGCTGAGTTCCAATGCTTTTGTGCCCGACTACAGAGTGCTTGAGGGTGACTACCAAATTCAATATTTGGAATGGGAGGGCAATAAATTTATTGCTCTGAAGGAATATACCGAAAGAGCAGGGGTTCGGAAGGAGTATGTGGGCGTGCTGCCCATCTATCGTAACTTTCCGATTGAGAATGAACTGATCAGAGGAGGGTACGATAAGAGCATTTTTGACGAGCTGAGGGTTTTCGTATATGACAAGGAGGTGGAAGGAAGCTTTGCCTTTAGCTATCATGATCAGGTAGTATGCTATTTCACCATTCAGTCGCCGCCAGCTGTTTCGTCCCGTTTTGACCGCTTCCTTATCTTCAGCTTGCTTTCTGTGGCGTTTGTGCTGGGTTTTTTCTTCTTCCAGCGATCCGCTGCTGGCCTGGTAGAAAATGGCAGGCCTTATGCAGGCATAGCTTTATTGCTTGCAGGAGTGGTGTTTATCCGCTGGCTGCTGCTGGCAACCAACTTCCCATCGTCGGTTTACCAGTTCGACCTGTTCAATTCACGGTACCTTGTTATTTCTTCGCTCCACAAGTCATTAGGTGACTTGATGATCACAGCCTTTTTGCTCGCCTACTTTGTCTACTTTACTTCCAATGCCGTTTTTCGAAGCGACGCATACGCTTACTTCTCCGGTGCTTCGCAAAAGGTAAAATGGTTGATCACCATTGTTGTCATACTGCTGGGCTATGGGTTTATGGGGTATACCTACCTGCTTTTGCAGGAGATATTTAAGAACTCTCAAATCCACCTAGATGTAAACCGTAGCATTCACCTCGATATGTTCCGGATGGGAACGCTGGTCGTGTACTTTCTATTTTGCTTCAGCTATTTTCTCATTGCTCATGCTTCTTACATCCTGCTTAAGCACCTACGCACTGGCTCCGCACAGTTTGCCTGGCTGGTTCATCTTGTCATGGCTGCCATTTTGTTCGTTGCGGCGATTATTATAGATGATGATTTGGCCATTGTGCCCGTGCTACATGCCGCTTACTTCTCCATTATTTTTTGGTTCAGTCTGCCTGAGTTTATTCGCCCCATCCAGTTTCAGGCCTTCCTTTATTTTTTTCTGGCGGCGGCTTTTTCCTCCATTCTGGGTAGCTATTCAATCTATAAATACGGCGAATTTGAGAGGAACGTCCAAAAGCAAAAATTTGCTAATAGCCTGCTCATAGAAAATGATATTCAGGGCGAGTTTCAGCTCGATGGTATTATGAAATCCATCAAGAGCGACATCTTTATCTTGACCCGCATGATGAGCCCTGTGTTAGCTAAAGACATGATAAAGCAGCGTATCAAGCGACTTTACATGAACAGCTACTTCGACAAGTACGATGTGCAGGTGTCGATGTATAACTCGAAAGGCGACCCTTTTCCCAACGAGCCAGGTGTTACTTTCTCGGCGATAAAGGAGACCTATGACAAGCCGATTTATAAAACCGATTATCAGAACATCTTTTTCGAGAGCAACTTTTCGCCGGGATCTACCAAGCGCTATGTGTGTTTTATAGGCCTGGAAAGGTATGACAAGATAATTGGATACATTGTTTTGCAGCTTCGCCTGAAGAAGTACCTTCCCAGCACAGTATACCCACGCCTGCTGGTGGACGAGCGGTTTATGAATGAACCGGCCGATGAAAACTACAGCTACGGCATTTATGAGGGCACAAACCTGCGGTACAAGTCTGGGACGTTCAACTATATCACCAATCTGCCTCAGGGTATTTTTGACAGGGAAACCTTGTATACCACCGGCCTGGAGATCAATGGGTTCCATCATTTGGGAATCAAGGGATCAAGGGAAAAGAGGATCATAATAACCTCTCCGATGTACGAGGTGAGCTGGATGGTTTCCAATTTCTCGTTCCTATTTCTGGTACTTATTGGTGGCATAGCTCTTACAGTGGTTTTTAATGCGCTTGAGGTGAGATTTGCCAACACCGGGCTTACGCTGGCTTCCAAAATCCAGATTTACCTCAGCATCGCTTTCTTTCTTCCGCTGGTAGTGGTTACTGTGGCAACCCTCAGCGCTATCAATAATTCGTACAAGGAGGATATTGACAAGCAGTATATGAAGAAGGCCGAAAGTGTGAACGGCTACCTGGTGTCGCTGATGGACAATTATATTTCCAATGTGATCAATAAGGAAGTGCTGTCGAACGAGCTGACCGATATTGCCAGGTTTTCGCAGGCTGATATCAACCTGTTTAGTGTGAATGGAAAGCTGATGGCCTCCAGCCAGCAAACAATCTATGATGACAAGCTGCTGTCGGAGTACATTAACCCGGAAGCATTAAGGCGCATCAGGGAGGATGATGGAGAAAGGATCATTCTTTCAGAAAGCCTGGGTGCCCTCAACTATAAGTCGACTTACCTGGCTATCAAGTCATTCAATGACGCCAGCTTGTTGGGCATCATGAGTATGCCTTTTTTTGAATCAAGGGCGCAACAGCAAAACCAACAGATTGAGGTGTTCACCAACATCATCAATATCTTCACTTTCATTTTTATTATCTCGCTGGTCATATCGTTCATGGCATCGAGGGTGCTCACCAATCCACTGCGGATCATTACCTCCCGGCTGCGGAAAACGACTTTCAACGAAACAAATGAGCCTATTCACTGGAATACCTCAGACGAAATTGGGTTGCTGGTAGCTGAATATAACTCTATGCTGGTGAAGCTGGAAACCAGCCGGGCCGCATTGGTGAGGAGCGAGAAAGAGTCGGCATGGAAAGAGATTGCCCAGCAAGTGGCACATGAGATCAAGAATCCGCTGACGCCCATGAAGCTTACGCTTCAGCACATGCGCAGGCTTGCAGATGACAAAGATGAGGGGCTGAAGAAGTCGATTGATAGCCTACTGCGACAAATTGATAACCTGAGCGATATAGTTACCTCATTCAGCACTTTTGCGAAGCTCCCTGCTCCGGATCCAAGCAGGTTTGATATTTCTGGCTTGCTTGGCCAGCTGGTGCAGCTGCACAGCAAACCAGGGGTGGATTTTGTGTACCAATCGCCGATAGCGCCGGTGTTTGTTGTTGCCGATGAAAAGATGCTTTCTGGCATTTTCACCAACCTGATTATTAATGCCTGCCAGGCTATGGAAGGGAGACCAGACCCCCGCCTGGAAATTGGCATAAGAGTGAAGGAGAAAGAGGCCGAGATTTCTTTCAGAGACAACGGCATTGGTATAGCAGAAGACATTCAGGACAAGGTTTTTGTGCCTTCGTTCAGCACCAAACAGGAAGGGTCGGGCATTGGGCTGGCGCTGGCCAGAAGAGGTGTGGAGCAAGCCGGTGGAAGCATATGGTTTGAAACAGTACACGGGTATGGAACTACTTTTTATGTTTCACTACCTTTAGGTTAA
- a CDS encoding DUF983 domain-containing protein codes for MSKTSALQAIVHGKCPRCRSGNMFVEPNFRLKDFDKMPVKCEVCGLRFEPEPMFYNGAMYVSYAISVALTIIVGFSVYFIFDNPDMWVYMAAIVTVVLLLSTTMFRYSRILYLHAFGGIKYDASFGVSSKDK; via the coding sequence ATGTCAAAAACCTCCGCCCTTCAGGCAATCGTTCATGGTAAGTGTCCCCGTTGCCGGTCTGGCAACATGTTTGTTGAGCCGAACTTCAGGTTAAAAGATTTTGATAAAATGCCGGTTAAGTGTGAGGTTTGTGGCCTTCGCTTTGAGCCGGAGCCCATGTTTTACAATGGTGCCATGTACGTGAGTTATGCCATTTCCGTGGCGCTGACCATCATAGTAGGGTTTTCAGTCTATTTCATATTTGACAACCCCGACATGTGGGTTTACATGGCGGCAATCGTCACCGTTGTGTTGCTTTTGTCGACAACTATGTTCAGATATTCCAGAATTCTTTATCTTCATGCATTTGGTGGCATAAAATATGATGCATCTTTCGGTGTGTCGAGCAAAGACAAATAG
- a CDS encoding DUF420 domain-containing protein, translated as MSAVSNTTPNYLRWISVVSVIIPVAVAVLIFMPARLNAGDWVKFLPHLNAVINSATAALLLLGLYFIKNKKVDHHRAVMLGAFALGAIFLVSYIIYHASVPSVKYGDTNADGLLSEAEMAAMGNSRTIYLITLLSHIGLSIVVVPFVLMALYFALTGQIEKHKKAVKFGYPIWLYVSVTGVIVYFMIRPFYT; from the coding sequence ATGAGTGCTGTTTCAAATACTACGCCTAATTATTTACGCTGGATAAGCGTTGTTTCGGTGATCATTCCAGTGGCAGTGGCTGTATTGATATTCATGCCAGCAAGGTTAAATGCTGGAGATTGGGTAAAGTTTTTGCCTCATTTGAATGCCGTGATTAACAGCGCAACGGCGGCCTTGTTGTTACTTGGACTGTATTTCATCAAGAATAAAAAGGTGGATCATCACCGGGCAGTGATGCTGGGCGCATTTGCGTTGGGCGCCATTTTTCTTGTTTCGTACATTATTTACCATGCGTCTGTGCCATCGGTGAAGTACGGCGACACCAATGCGGATGGGCTACTTTCGGAAGCGGAAATGGCGGCAATGGGCAATAGCAGAACCATTTACCTGATTACCTTGCTGTCGCACATAGGGCTTTCTATTGTTGTGGTTCCTTTTGTGCTTATGGCATTGTATTTTGCACTCACCGGACAGATTGAAAAACACAAAAAGGCTGTGAAGTTCGGATACCCGATCTGGCTTTATGTGTCAGTTACCGGAGTGATTGTCTATTTTATGATCAGACCTTTTTATACATGA
- a CDS encoding cytochrome C oxidase subunit IV family protein has protein sequence MSAEHHEESTVVVQPVDKAKIRLFLKVTLILFVITMIEFAIAFTVDAGILRTAVFIALTIVKAFYIVSEFMHLGHEVKTLIWSILIPLIFLVWLIIALIYQGGQVLLVR, from the coding sequence ATGTCAGCAGAACATCACGAAGAATCAACAGTTGTAGTTCAGCCAGTCGATAAGGCGAAAATCAGACTGTTCTTGAAGGTAACACTGATCTTGTTTGTCATTACAATGATTGAGTTTGCCATTGCCTTTACGGTTGATGCAGGGATTTTGAGGACTGCTGTCTTCATAGCTTTGACTATCGTAAAAGCGTTTTACATAGTAAGCGAATTTATGCACCTTGGCCACGAAGTAAAGACCCTTATCTGGTCTATTTTGATTCCTTTGATATTTCTGGTATGGCTGATCATAGCATTGATTTATCAGGGTGGTCAAGTGCTACTGGTGCGATAA
- a CDS encoding cytochrome c oxidase subunit 3, with protein MSSTAVVASDSDKDLWMGGNEPLKASYGKLMMWFFLLSDAFSFSGLLIAYGMIRFSHPAFQGSPDEFVFSQEYWPIPEKVFEAVPFLHGISLPLVFVGIMTFVLILSSVTMVLAVEAGQRMDRKGVEKWMLWTILGGLAFLGCQAWEWTHFIVGTEEGGRLLDGTFIHGANLSQNQYGPPNFAALFFFITGFHGFHVFSGVCLNFLIFYQATVGKLEKVGHYEMVEKVGLYWHFVDLVWVFVFTFFYLV; from the coding sequence ATGTCTAGCACTGCAGTAGTTGCATCCGATTCTGACAAGGACCTCTGGATGGGAGGTAATGAGCCCCTAAAAGCGAGCTATGGCAAGCTTATGATGTGGTTCTTCCTGCTTTCCGATGCCTTTTCTTTTTCTGGCCTTTTGATTGCCTACGGAATGATCCGTTTCAGCCACCCTGCATTTCAGGGCAGCCCCGACGAATTCGTTTTCTCGCAGGAGTACTGGCCAATACCTGAAAAAGTATTCGAAGCTGTTCCTTTCCTTCACGGCATATCTTTGCCGCTGGTGTTTGTGGGTATTATGACTTTTGTCCTGATCTTGAGTAGTGTAACCATGGTGCTTGCTGTGGAAGCTGGTCAGCGTATGGACAGGAAGGGTGTCGAAAAGTGGATGCTTTGGACGATTCTGGGCGGACTTGCCTTCTTAGGCTGCCAGGCTTGGGAGTGGACGCACTTTATAGTAGGCACAGAAGAGGGTGGCAGATTATTGGACGGCACTTTCATTCATGGAGCCAACCTGTCACAAAATCAATATGGCCCGCCTAACTTTGCGGCTTTGTTCTTCTTTATCACAGGCTTTCACGGCTTCCACGTATTTAGTGGGGTATGCCTTAACTTCCTGATATTCTATCAGGCAACAGTAGGTAAGCTTGAGAAAGTGGGGCATTACGAAATGGTCGAAAAGGTCGGTTTGTACTGGCACTTTGTAGACCTTGTATGGGTGTTTGTATTTACCTTCTTCTATTTGGTTTAA
- a CDS encoding cytochrome c oxidase subunit 3, with protein sequence MSAKKSDIETPAQVLSMHPRKFLLWLFIVSIVMIFASLTSAYVVKQSEGAWLIFDLPQAFVYSSIVVLLSSATMQWAYWSAKKDNLSQIKVAVGATLALSLVFLIVQYLGWGQLVDQQVFFVGNPAGSFIYVLTGLHAFHLAAGIVFLIIVLISTLRFKVHSKSMTQIEMCTTFWHFLSGLWIYLYLFLLLNN encoded by the coding sequence ATGAGCGCCAAAAAATCAGATATAGAAACTCCCGCTCAGGTGCTATCGATGCACCCCAGGAAGTTTTTGCTTTGGCTGTTTATAGTATCTATCGTAATGATATTTGCTTCACTCACCAGTGCGTATGTGGTGAAGCAATCAGAAGGAGCCTGGCTGATTTTTGACTTACCTCAGGCTTTTGTTTACTCCAGCATTGTTGTGCTGTTGAGCAGTGCCACTATGCAGTGGGCGTACTGGTCGGCTAAAAAAGACAATCTTTCTCAAATTAAGGTTGCTGTTGGCGCTACGTTGGCACTTTCTCTGGTTTTTCTGATTGTGCAGTATCTCGGCTGGGGGCAGCTGGTTGATCAACAGGTTTTCTTTGTCGGTAACCCGGCAGGATCTTTTATCTACGTTTTGACAGGTTTACATGCCTTTCACCTGGCGGCAGGTATTGTTTTTTTGATTATTGTTTTAATTTCGACCCTGAGATTTAAGGTACACTCAAAAAGTATGACCCAGATTGAAATGTGTACAACATTCTGGCACTTCCTGAGTGGACTTTGGATATATTTGTACTTATTTTTATTATTAAATAATTAA
- the cyoE gene encoding heme o synthase: MNQASYISPGFVVIGRLKAYYELLKFRLSFLVAFSCGFGYLLGARGAVDWATLGFLSLGGFLISGGSITINQVIEKDLDRLMKRTMGRPLPTNRVGVGEAIVFAAMVIAIGLGLILVYANPLTVVLSVVSMVLYSFVYTPLKRVGPIAVFVGAIPGALPPLLGWVAATGAITHEALIIFGIQFIWQFPHFWAIAWVADEDYKKAGFKLLPFGGKKDFTTAVNIMIYTLFLLPLGLLPAYFGITGINSAVVATICGVLFLSQTFILIRDCTREAALKLMFASFIYLPVVQIAFLLDKL; the protein is encoded by the coding sequence TTGAATCAAGCTTCATACATATCGCCGGGTTTTGTCGTCATTGGGAGGTTAAAGGCCTACTACGAATTGCTTAAATTCAGGCTCTCTTTTCTGGTGGCCTTTTCGTGTGGTTTTGGCTACTTGCTGGGAGCCAGAGGGGCTGTTGACTGGGCTACATTGGGCTTTTTGTCGCTTGGTGGGTTTTTGATCTCCGGAGGCAGTATCACTATCAATCAGGTGATAGAGAAGGATCTCGATAGATTGATGAAGAGGACGATGGGTCGGCCATTGCCTACCAATCGGGTAGGAGTTGGCGAAGCCATCGTTTTTGCTGCGATGGTAATTGCCATAGGGCTGGGGCTGATTCTGGTTTATGCCAACCCGCTTACTGTGGTGCTGTCTGTCGTGTCAATGGTGTTGTACAGCTTTGTTTACACCCCCCTGAAGCGGGTAGGGCCTATCGCTGTGTTTGTGGGAGCAATTCCCGGAGCACTTCCACCTTTGCTGGGATGGGTAGCGGCCACGGGTGCTATTACACACGAAGCGTTGATCATCTTTGGCATCCAGTTTATCTGGCAGTTTCCGCATTTCTGGGCGATTGCCTGGGTAGCGGATGAAGATTATAAAAAAGCAGGATTTAAGCTATTGCCTTTCGGCGGAAAGAAGGATTTCACTACGGCTGTGAACATCATGATTTACACACTGTTTTTGCTTCCGCTCGGGTTGTTGCCAGCTTACTTTGGCATCACAGGAATAAATTCTGCGGTGGTAGCTACTATTTGCGGTGTATTGTTTCTAAGCCAAACTTTTATCCTGATAAGGGACTGCACCCGTGAGGCTGCGCTGAAGCTGATGTTTGCTTCATTTATTTACCTGCCAGTTGTTCAAATAGCCTTTTTACTAGATAAATTATGA
- a CDS encoding COX15/CtaA family protein — translation MQENPKSLKRYKQLTISTIIAVYLLILVGGIVRSSGSGMGCPDWPKCFGNWVPPTSVEQLPANYKEVYSEKRHQKNIRLTGYLEKLGFSDTANKLKNDPSVREEADFNPLRTWIEYVNRLVGVVIGMLIFATFVYSIRFRKTQPKVFIFSLLAFGGVVFQGWVGSIVVSTNLLPGMISFHMLLALLIVMLLIYTYFIVDPLVAEKETVGDSKNVKWLLLGCAALFIVQLIVGINVREGVDSGLSSGIERSAVLDWIGFKFYFHRSFSWALLIGHVLLTYFLWTTSPLSFSIKFSAVLTLVVFLEIVSGAAMGYFSIPAFLQPIHLLLASVVFGFQVYLFLRISRKGALNIKHSI, via the coding sequence ATGCAGGAAAATCCTAAGTCTCTAAAGAGATACAAACAACTTACTATAAGTACTATCATTGCCGTCTACCTTTTGATTTTGGTAGGCGGCATTGTTAGAAGTTCTGGTTCGGGTATGGGTTGTCCGGATTGGCCAAAGTGTTTTGGCAACTGGGTACCACCAACCAGTGTTGAGCAGCTCCCCGCCAATTACAAGGAAGTGTATTCAGAAAAGAGACACCAGAAGAATATTCGACTGACAGGCTACCTTGAAAAGTTAGGTTTTTCCGATACAGCCAACAAGTTGAAGAACGATCCATCGGTGAGGGAAGAGGCTGACTTCAATCCATTGAGAACATGGATAGAATATGTGAACCGGTTGGTGGGAGTGGTGATAGGGATGCTTATTTTCGCCACTTTTGTTTACTCCATTCGATTCAGAAAGACGCAGCCGAAAGTATTTATATTTTCGTTGCTGGCATTTGGAGGGGTAGTTTTTCAGGGTTGGGTCGGCTCAATTGTAGTTTCTACGAATTTGCTTCCAGGAATGATCTCCTTTCACATGCTACTGGCACTGCTGATCGTTATGCTGCTTATATATACCTATTTTATAGTTGACCCACTAGTTGCCGAAAAGGAAACAGTCGGGGACTCTAAAAATGTAAAATGGCTTTTGCTGGGGTGTGCAGCGTTGTTTATTGTCCAATTGATTGTTGGCATCAACGTGAGAGAAGGCGTGGATTCCGGGCTGTCTTCCGGGATAGAGCGCAGTGCAGTACTTGATTGGATCGGCTTTAAGTTTTACTTCCACAGATCTTTTTCATGGGCGTTGCTCATCGGACATGTGCTGCTAACGTACTTTTTGTGGACGACTTCTCCGCTTTCATTTTCCATTAAATTCTCGGCAGTTTTGACACTAGTGGTATTTCTTGAGATTGTTTCGGGAGCAGCAATGGGTTATTTCTCCATTCCTGCCTTTCTACAGCCGATTCATTTGCTTTTGGCAAGCGTAGTGTTCGGTTTTCAGGTATATTTGTTTCTCCGCATCAGTAGAAAAGGTGCGCTCAATATTAAACACTCGATTTGA
- a CDS encoding cytochrome c oxidase subunit I — protein MSTTAVHTNEHIGHDDAHDHEHHELNFVEKYIFSTDHKTIAKQFLITGIIWALIGGGLSIIFRLQLGFPDMNLEWLRPILGKWITSTGQIDSEFYLALVTMHGTIMVFFVLTAGLSGTFSNFLIPLQIGARDMASGFLNMLSYWFFFLSGVIMFISFFIETGPASAGWTVYPPLSALPTAMQGSGLGMTLWLVAMVFFIVSSLLGGINYVTTVINLRTQGMSFFRLPLTIWAFFLTAVIGILSFPVLFSAALLLVFDRSFGTSFYLSDIYIGGEALPNVGGSPILYQHLFWFLGHPEVYIVILPALGITSEVIATNSRKPIFGYKAMILSLLGITILSFVVWAHHMFVSGLSPFLGSIFMFLTLIIAVPSAVKAFNYLTTLWRGNIIFTPAMLFSIGLVSFFISGGLTGIFLGNSAVDINLHDTYFVVAHFHLVMGSASFFGMMAGIYHWFPKMFGRMMNEKLGYIHFWLTFVGVYLVFFPLHYIGIAGFPRRYYSFTNFDAFQDFTDLNTFVSVAAIITFSAQFIFLFNFFYNIFRGRKAPANPWGSNTLEWTTPRVPGHGNWEGDIPKVYRWPYDYSKPGAPEDFIPQHIPLTETPESNLPHEVEQLKEEGIEVKAANAGKS, from the coding sequence ATGTCAACAACAGCAGTACATACAAACGAACATATAGGTCACGACGATGCCCATGACCATGAGCACCACGAGCTAAATTTCGTTGAGAAATATATTTTCAGCACTGACCATAAGACAATTGCTAAGCAGTTCCTTATCACTGGAATTATTTGGGCGCTTATTGGTGGTGGATTGTCTATCATATTCCGTTTACAATTAGGGTTTCCAGACATGAACCTGGAATGGCTTAGACCAATCCTGGGCAAATGGATCACATCCACTGGACAAATTGATTCTGAATTTTACCTGGCTCTTGTTACTATGCATGGCACCATTATGGTGTTCTTCGTTTTGACGGCGGGGTTGAGTGGTACCTTTAGTAACTTCCTTATCCCGTTGCAAATTGGTGCAAGAGATATGGCGTCTGGCTTCTTGAATATGTTGTCATACTGGTTCTTCTTTCTATCAGGAGTTATCATGTTCATTTCATTCTTTATAGAAACCGGACCAGCATCAGCGGGTTGGACAGTATACCCACCTTTGAGTGCGTTGCCAACGGCCATGCAGGGATCGGGGCTTGGAATGACACTTTGGTTGGTGGCCATGGTTTTCTTCATCGTGTCATCGTTGCTGGGTGGTATTAACTATGTGACCACCGTGATTAACCTCCGTACCCAGGGTATGTCGTTTTTCAGACTACCACTGACGATATGGGCGTTCTTTTTGACAGCTGTTATTGGTATACTCTCTTTTCCGGTACTGTTTTCTGCAGCGTTGCTGCTTGTATTTGACAGATCATTTGGTACCAGCTTCTATCTGTCAGATATCTACATAGGAGGAGAGGCTCTGCCAAACGTTGGTGGTAGCCCAATACTATACCAGCATTTGTTCTGGTTCCTCGGTCACCCGGAGGTATATATTGTAATTCTTCCGGCTTTGGGAATCACCTCTGAAGTTATCGCTACAAACTCAAGAAAGCCTATTTTTGGTTACAAAGCGATGATTTTATCGCTCCTTGGAATCACTATTCTTTCGTTCGTGGTTTGGGCACATCATATGTTCGTGTCGGGTCTGAGTCCATTCCTTGGATCTATTTTCATGTTCCTGACATTGATCATTGCGGTGCCAAGTGCCGTGAAAGCATTCAACTACTTAACAACACTTTGGAGAGGAAATATAATATTTACGCCAGCTATGTTGTTTTCTATCGGCCTGGTTTCATTCTTTATTTCTGGTGGTTTAACAGGAATCTTCCTTGGTAACTCTGCGGTGGACATCAATTTGCATGATACATACTTTGTGGTTGCCCACTTCCACCTTGTAATGGGTAGTGCGTCCTTCTTTGGAATGATGGCAGGTATCTACCATTGGTTCCCTAAAATGTTTGGTAGAATGATGAATGAGAAGTTGGGATATATCCACTTCTGGCTGACTTTTGTTGGTGTTTATCTAGTGTTCTTCCCGCTTCACTATATTGGTATCGCAGGGTTCCCACGTCGCTATTATTCATTCACTAACTTCGATGCATTCCAGGATTTTACTGACCTGAATACATTCGTGAGTGTGGCTGCTATCATTACTTTCTCTGCGCAGTTTATCTTCCTTTTCAACTTCTTCTACAACATATTCAGAGGTAGAAAGGCACCAGCTAACCCTTGGGGAAGCAACACATTGGAGTGGACTACACCAAGAGTGCCCGGGCACGGTAACTGGGAAGGTGATATTCCTAAGGTTTATCGCTGGCCATATGATTATAGCAAGCCGGGCGCTCCAGAAGACTTCATACCGCAGCACATTCCTTTAACGGAGACACCAGAGTCGAACCTACCCCACGAAGTAGAGCAGTTGAAGGAAGAAGGGATAGAAGTGAAAGCTGCTAATGCAGGAAAATCCTAA